A window of Centroberyx gerrardi isolate f3 chromosome 19, fCenGer3.hap1.cur.20231027, whole genome shotgun sequence genomic DNA:
TTGAGTCTGGGACAAACGGCTTAGGTACTTGCATTAAGCACCCAAACCACCTTGTGTAGATCTCAGGTAAATGCAGTACTAAAAATGGACAAAGAGTAAGAGTAGTATCATTACACCCATATCAAGGACACTTAACGTGAAGGGAAAAAAGAGCAATTGACACcatccctctccccttccctcccttcttacgtatctgtgtctgtctatcgCGAGCCCCTCTCCTTTACCTTCCTCACCCCATCCGTGTTATCCGAGGCTGATATCTGTCAGTCATCTGGTTCTCCTTGACTCTTGGGAAGGACACCACCTATATACGCTGTTTAGGTCAGGCTCAGATAGAGTGACGTTTGGTGCCAGGAGTTTGTGCTTTCATTTGTGAAGGCGAGCGACCCCGAGGTTAGGTTTCATTACCCTAAAAACACAGATAAATTTCAATCTTCTCAAGTACGTTGTATGCATTATCTTACATATAACAGTTAGCTGTATCTGCTACTGTTTGAATCAGTTGACTGGTTGACAGGTTGACTGAGAGACTTTTATCAGCTGAACCACAAAAGTATGAACCTGGTACAGCAAAGCATAATCTTTATGAATTAAGGGTGGCAAGGTCTTGTAATTCATATGTCTCTTGACTGCTCTCTGGCACAATGTGCTGCAGCCATAAGGTTTCCCTGCGCTCTTCCATCAAGATGGATTTCATGAACCTGAGGAAAGTTGGCCTTCTCAAATTCTACCCAAGAGGGAGCTACACCGAGAAAGGAATCAATCATCAGATGATATAGACCTGGAGCCGTGCTGCTTTAGCTATACTTGAAtgaataatttcattttgttgtcaAAGGTACGCCAGCCTACTCTCTCATGCGATCGCTGCGTCTCCCGGGCCTGCGTGACAGCCGACGCTGCCTGACTCTGTCTGATGGACATGGTAGTTTGACATCTGGGTGTCGCTTGACCTGGTCTGCTGGTAACCGAAGTGTCCCTGCCATCCTTATCAGATGCTTCTGTCTCTGCGCCAGTGACATGGCCTGGCTTAGTGTTCCTCATCTCCTTACCTCACACTGGCAGCAGCGGCCGTGTGTGAGGCGTCGACCCAGACCCTGCTGTTCTGTTTGAAAAGGTTTGCCCGGCAAGGTCAGGTGTGTTTGAGATACTGTGTGCATGAAGCACTGGGCCCATTGTTGCTCTTTCAGTGGTTGAAAAGGCGGTGTGACTGAGAATTAAGTAACTTTTAATGAGCATAAGTCATGAAGGATGTTTATCTCACTATACTCCACAATTGGTACACACCAGGCCAAAGCTTGTCATTCAGCCTAATGCCTTTTTCTACATACTACATAAAAAGCATTTCAGTTCCATTAACAAGCACTCAATTTAATTTCAGTTCCAAATAAATTTTgaatctaaaatatagatgtatatatatatatatatattaagtCTTAAGTCTATTAGGTCTCAAGTTTTCCATAAAAACAGTGGCATTATTGGTGGTTTGGCATGATAAATCAAGCGTCTGTGGCTGTTAACTGCCATTACGATTGATTAGTTTCCCTTTAGGCTACAACAGGGTTAACAGTCATCGATGTTGTTTTGAATACTCTACCTATCCACAAGCTGTCTATGTAGAGCTGAGGTATTCAAACCACCCAATCAGAGAACACCTTTGAAACCACAGTGAGCCACAGCGTGAGAGCAGGCAGGAGGAGTAGGGTGAACCTGCCCGTACACGCTGATCTGGAATCAGTTTCGACACTATTGCTGAAGGCAAGGAGGGGAGGCGGTTAAGCTGATCAATAGTCAAGCGTAATTACACTCAGGAGTGAAGAGATACTCTGTTAGAAAGGGGAGGACCTGTAATTCGCTGTTCTGTCTCCCTCATATTTTAAACTGACAAGCAGCTGTAAAAGCCAATGAGGTGCGGAGAGACGTGTTGATTTACTGATGCAGCCAATGGTGTGAGACACTGAAGGACAGTAATTGTGCTCAGAGTCACAGCAACTTGAACATTCCTCGGTGATTATACTGCTGTTTTCCAAGTTACATACTTCACTGATATACTCCATAAGTTGGATTGCCTAAGGCCATTCACTCCCAGCCTTTGCAGTCTCtttcattcacaaacacacacacacagatacacacacacaaacacacacacacatacagacacacacgcacatatactctgtctttgtctgtcttcacacacactctctttctctttctctttctctcctccctctctccctctgtctctcttttgaAGAAGTTTTCCAGTGCAGATCCAAGTCAAACATCTGGGTCAGCTTATATCTGGTGGAACAAGACTTGCAGGATATTGTTGGCAGGATGTGTGAGCTGGAGCCGTTTACTCTGTGGGAATccccaatacacacacgcacacacacacacggacatggacactctctttcccctctctctctctctctctctctctctctctctctctctctctctctctctctcacacacacacacacatacgcacacacacaatttgctGACATAGTTTCTCTCTGCACCTTTCAACCTGATTTCCAGGTGCAGAAATGCCTCACATGTTGATGAATCTGTCATTGTGCTGTATCTCTGTGGTATGAGGTTTTTTCTTATGTATGTAGAGACCAAACAGACCAGGAATAATAGTTGGTTAAATGCCACGTTTAATATTTGAAGAATGCATTTGGttattaccaaaaaaaaagattacaaaATAGGTGCAAGGAAAGGGATAAATCATATTCGAATGTTCAACACTGAGTACATAATTTGATAATCTGTAACTTAAGATATGTTCACAAATTATTCATGTGCAAGAGATGCTCAAACACCCTGGTGTGCATTCTGCCAAAAATCTACCTTCATTTCCAGTGCCACATTCTGAACATACGAGAAACTATCAAAACTgatgaatttgaattgaatattGTAAGGAGAGAAGGTTGAAATATACCCTGTATGTAATGTCACTCATTGGTATGAGAACAGCGCAACCAGCTCCGGATTTGTGACTTAACTGCGGTATGAAATATAGTTGCAGAGGGAAAACACTCTTCCTGGATGCCCCGTGTTCTGTGAACCCACAAACTATTTGCTGGAACACTTCCCTCAGCCACACAATCACACTTGTAGTTGTACTGTTTAGAAATTGCATAAGACAAACTTCAactccatcccctctctcttctcccttacagttcctttccctcttcccgttgctcttcctttccctccttccccctctccctcccgcctctctctccctctcttgccctGACTCATTCTTTCTTCTCCGCCGTCTCGCCTTTGCTTTCAGCCTTTGGTTTCTCATCTGTTTTGTACTCCAGGAAGAAGTCGTTGCAGGCGACCGTGAGGGCGCCCATCAGGATGATGAACTCGGTGAAGTCCACCTCCCCGTCGTTGTTGGCGTCCAAGTCATTCATCACCTTCTCAACCCCTTCATTATCTTTGGAGCTCtgtcagaagagagagagagagggacagagagacagagagagagagagagagagagagagagagagaggaagggttaAGAATGcgtgttcatttgtgtgtgtgagtgtgcgtgtgcagtGTGCGCATACATCAATGCATGTGCTTGTCTGTacttgtgtgtttctgagtaTGTGAGCACATACCTTCGCTTGTGTGTCAGTGCATGAACGCATATTTGTGTGTTgcgttagtgtgttagtgtacAACCACATATTTGTCTCTTACCCCTAAGTAACTCCCCAGCTCCTCTACTAGCAGCTCCTTTAGTTCGCTCCTGCTCAGCGTGTACTTGTCCCCTTCCTTCCCCGAATACTTGTGGAAGGTCTTTATCAGCATCTGCATGGCACTCTCCAGGTTGGAACTGGGCTCCTTGGACATACTGGAGGGGGGtatgaggtcaaaggtcagtatCCACCATAAAATGCCCGCTCCAGCCCCAGCTGCATGTGCGGTCACATAGCAAACAAGGGTGAAGCCACCTCCAAGACAAAGTGATAGGTGGATAGATACACGGATGGACGGAAGGAAACCAAATCTAGAGAAGTTTTCCCACTTCTACAACACGGGTCAAATAACACTCTGCACATAGTGCAGAGGCTATTTCTGACCCTAATTAAAGTATTCTGGTCACTGTGTGTAGCCTTACTTGgttttacatttcagagggTTGAATGGAAAGATGGAAAATAGCTTTGGAAAAGCTTTCGAACAATCTTACACACATTGTGTCCGGCATCTTGGATCTTCTTGTGTTGGGCTCGTGGAGAgactgtgcacacacagacacagataagTCATTGTCAATGACACTGACTCCCTTTGAGGGTGAAAAACTGCCTTAAAAATGAACATAaatttaatttcacttcatGTACTGCATACAAAACAAAGTAGGTAGGTTTAAGAACAGCTAAGCTGTAACATGTTTTCTAGTCCCTGGGTTATCTCTCTTGTAAGCTGAATTGGTAATGCATGTAATGATAACATCGCAGTGTCAGTGAAAAGTGGTTTCAGTGTAGAACATGTCGTCTGCCTGCCGATCGTGTAACAACGGCCTAAATATCCAAATGGAAACAAGAAGTGAAACACAAAACTGTTAAAATGCAGATAAACCAGCTGGTAATCACAATTAGAAACTGAGGGCCAAGTAACCTGAGGTGCTACCATATACACTAACCTgagcacacatacatatagatGAAggcactcattcactcactcacctgctcactcactcactcactcactcactcactcactcactcactcactcactcactcactctcactttaGGGCCCATCCTGTATAAAATATACTGtctatgaaaataaaatgattgatagcataCAAAATATTGAGGGAGACAATAAAATCATCTTCCTGTGAATGATTTATTTACCAGCCTATATCTCTAGTTGAACCCCTTGCAAAACTatgacaaaaagagaaaatgatgcCAATTTCAGTCATAAGATAGTTGGTTCTCATCAAACTGCAGTGCATTGTACAGGTGAGCTCAAAGCTGTGGGCAgtggagatgaaagaggaggagagtggacaCCAGCTGACTAACTGGAAAATCTATAGGGGTCATCTGTCTCAATGACTGACACAATACAATAGGAAACCATGGAGACGAAAATGCTGTCAGTAACACAATATTGAGTGTAGAAATAATGCATTTACACTACATAATGCTGATAAAGGAGCAATAGTCACACCCAGTGACTTATAAACATTAGcatattaaaaaaagatttgCTTCAGTCGAGGAAAAAGGCAAAACATTTTATGTTATAGAAACAAATATGTACCAGTGGTTTGGAATTACCATGCCATGGTATAACTGCTGACATTATTTAGCACAGCCTTACTGTTATTCATGCAtttgaattttgattttttttagttCATACACTATATTAGTCACGTAATATACTGTATTAACTCTGCTTTGCCACAAACTTCGACTCCACATAATTCCTAATTTGCTGTTCTTCAAAGCTTATCAGTCCAGAGAAATCAGACTGTACCTTTTCAAGAAGAAACGCTTCCAATCACTCCCACAGTGTTGTTTTCAAGTCTCCTGAGACTGGCACTGCTGATGAGCATCCATTACCCAGTGTCTCACTGCTCTCAAGGCATTTGAATTTACAGCTATTTGCTACAGGTGCACAGCGGATAAAATATTGGCCAATCCGAGCAAACACATATCAGGCACAGAGGAGAAAGTATAGAGCTGCAACCCCTCCAAGCTGTCCATCTTACCTGAGTGCTGATGGAAGGCCTCCTTTGTCTCAGAAGAGGTGCAGAGGACTGAGccaagggagagatggatggggaGAGAGTTTGCCAGTGGCTTAAATATcacctgccccccccccgccctccctcctTTACCCACTTACGTACACCCTGCTTCTGTTACGCTAtatcctccctctttctgtgcaggtggtttctctctctctctctctctcacacacacacacacacagtagaggcCCATAtgctcacacgcacacgcacacacacagcatgaaagCTTGACCTCTGCAAGGAACCGAGCCTCTGCACATATAGTAGGCCACAAAGTCTGATGTTATCGTCACAGTTTTATTTAATATTAGCCATTACACTTGTTACATAGATTAAGCAAAAATGATACAGCGTTAAAGATGAGGGTGAAACATGACAGTGGGTTGAAATGAGTCAAATcgctaaacacacacagatcctaTAGTGCATGGCAGGCGATAACCAGACTGAATCAACCCATAGATAAATATAAAAGCCTGCACGCTGTATTAGGAATGCTCCCGTAGATATATTTAATTAATCACAGTGACATTTCAACCCAGTGAGCCTTCACCAGgacgcacacacatgtatacacttACTATATATCCAATGGGAGCGTTCTCAACGCAGGCTTTTATCTTTATCTAATGTCTAAAAATGAATCAGACTATTGTGTGGCAAGGATACGCTGGCTACAAACACTCCCTGTTGCAAATCTGCTATGTTTAGTACCAGCATTTTTTTAACCTGCTTGCAGTAcaagatgggtggggtttgcaaCATTGAACAGTAAAATATGTGCCAGAAAGTTCAGTCTTAGTTCACTTTTCTGCGACTGACAACTTATCTGACACTCTGCCCATCTGCTATTCCAAGTAGGTTAAAAGAAAGGATTACCTGTGGtaaaattatttgcaaatactgtctGACCCAGATCTGTTTCGTCTAATATCCAGGAATCACTTGGTGGTGCAAGTCAAGTAATTTTAAAGCAGGTCAATAAGGTCAATTTTGATTGGTTCAGCTTCTATCTACCATAATTTTGTTATGTTATTTGGCTGAGAACTAGGAAACTATGCGGTGATTTCCGCATAGTTTCCCATAGTTTCCATTACAGATGTGTAAGCCTAATGTGGAGAAAAGTTATGGATTGTGCAATGTGTTTAAGCATGCCTAGCCTATGGGAAAAACTAATAAGGTATGCAGCTTGTCAGTGTATATACAAGATGCAAGTGCCTGAGGCCTATGTACATACTGAGCAGGAGGCCGGCTGTAGATGGTGCAAGAGAGTGATATGTTTTTCACAGGAAGTACCATGATAAGAAAAGTATTTTgctataaaatagaatataggtgttaataaaagaaataaagtggAATCATGATATACtctaaatgattaaaaaaagtcCAATGAGGCTCTATTGTGTGTTAGTAACAACAGATCATGCAAGAAATGCAGTGTACTGTGAGTATACTGTATGCTGAAAGCTGAGTGGAGTGTAGATGAGAGAGTATTTACAATGGGAGTGTCGCAGTGAGGCAAGGAGACCACATGACTCAGGTTTATTTGTCTTGCCCATTTGCCACTGAGGAGTTTGAAGTGCCAGGTGCTGTTACAATGCATAAGGTGCATGTTTGGTAGTGTGCCCAAAATGTGCCTTAGCACTGTGTAGCAGGCCAGGTACTACGTAGCAGGCATGCAACATGAGCCTTTTTCTCATGGCTGCATTATTGATGGTAAGACAATTTACAAATCATTAAATTCTAATTAACAAATTGTTTGCATATAATGTGACAAATAACTATGTTTCCTTGAAACTTCAAGTAATCTCCATAGTGGTCCAATTAAAGAAAAGTTATGTTAAAAGGTAAATATAAAACGCTAGCACAAAGTCAAGGCCATGTCAAGCTTCAACGACCGCTATAATGGTAATACACTGGTAATATCTGTCAGATCAGTTACTGATTGCATGCAATATCTTATGCAATAGCATGCTGTTAAATATCACACCATATAGATTTATGTCTGATGGCTCAGAAttctattttacttttttaagaCCTCAACCTCTGACAACAAAACGCTCCCTGTGACACTGCCACCTTGTCTTACAGGTAGGATCACTGGAGCCCAGGATTACTTTCATGTAATTGTTTCTGTCCTAGGGTGTGTTCCCCATCAAATGTCTAATCCAGTAGTTTCCTAACGCCTGGGATGCAGGGATCCAGTTGCAGGTCAAACAGGGTCTCCCAACTGTATAAGGGCGTGACTGACAAACAAACACGCAAGCCTGACCAACTGGTGCTAGAACCAGAGGAAAACGACAAGCAACAAAAAGCAACTTTAAGAGCCACCAAAACAAGGCTCAGGTTTCTGCTGAGACCTTTTTGTGTCACTCCACCTACCCAGCGCTACTATGGGTCACTGCAGATACCGTCTTGTCCAGCTCCTGTATAGTTCAATCGGTAGAGCATGACTATTACAATGCCACAGTTTGGAAGATGAGGATGGATCCCACTGGGGCCGCccataataaaaatgtaaggCACTGAGATAGAAGTGTTCACCAAGTGACATCTGCTATGAGTTTCTTGACATcttggtgtttgttttcttgCTCTTTCCTACCAATTCTAATCCAGGTGGATTGGGTTGCATGGAGAACTTCCCTGGCCTGCTCCCCCGGTCACCAGCCCACTCCCATGGGACTATTTTGGGCTCCCTGGTGACCATAAGGGTCCTCTGGTGTGGATTCCATCCCAGGCATTTAATTATTTAGCCAAGGGCCATTATTAGGACATCCCACACCTGATCTTGCATCTCCTAATCCATGGCTGACTAAGACTGAAGAGCATATAGATTCCAGATGATCTGACCCTTCCTGggaactacagagagagagagagagagagagagagagagagagagagaggggagagagagagagatagagagtagactagacagagaaggagaggaggggagagggcaTAAAGTAGACTATTAAGATGAGCTGAAGTAACTCAATGCTTCAGCAAAACAATTTGTTTATTGTCACGCCAAATCAGCTCCACAGCAATGTGAGGTGAGAAGAGTGGGAAGGTGAGAGGGTGTAAATTGGAGATAGTATTATTGACAGACAGATTTTCATGCAACCACGCCATTAGTTGCTTAGCTAGGTGAATAATGCCATGCTAATTAATGTTTGAACAGCGATCTGGCGAGGCCTGACCTACGTGCATACAGTGGAATGTACAGTGTGGGGTTGCATGACACAACTGTGAAAAGCCATCTGAGGCATGGAGAGACAGACCCAGATagggaaaaaagtgagagagtggAAGGGATTTAAACTAAGGGGCCTTGCTGCAGTGGTgtgttacatactgtacagtgaCACAGCGGTcgcatgtgtgtcagtgtgccgCTGCAGGGACATAGTGTCATACTTTGCAGTGAAGTTTCACAGGGATATGGCATGCACATTGATAGTGAATGTCTGCATGCTATCATAGTATATCATCGTAATGAGGTAAGTGTGCTATATAGTGGGATGTACATACATATCAACATAGTGGTAAGTACTGATACAATGCAATAATTCTAGTGTCATAtatatcatgtattttttgtcaaatataaagaatttgttttctttggaaCTGGGTTTGTAGTGTTGGGCGTTGATTGTATTCTATTTCCAAATTGTGtgtatttgaaaaaaatacatttgtagtGTTTTACCGACTTATTTTGGCACTGTttatgctgtgttgtgtgtagtGTTGAATGTAAGCCTGTAGTGTGGTGTGGATGAAGGAATGTATTGTCCCCTATGAGGTcgcctcctctgtcttcttctccccctcttcctctgcagccGCAGCTGgctgctccttcacctcctccaccttcactgcttcctccaccttctcctcctctttcacttCCTCTGCTGCCGCCACTGCcactgctggtgctgctggtgctgctgctgccgctgccgctgctggcttctcctcctccttggccGCCTCGGGCttcgtctcctcctctgcctttgCTTCTGCCTTTGCTTCTACCTTTGCTTCTGGGCTCGCCTCTGGTTTCGCCTCTGCCTGCACCCCTGGCTTCGCCTCTGGTTTTGCCTCTGGCTtcgcctcctctttctctgggGCCGGGGCGCTCTCTGCCGCCGGTTCGGCCGCAGCGTTTTGAGCGGGCTCGTCTTTGGCGAGGCCGCGCTGTTGGCTGAGCGAGGTTGCCAAGTAACCGACCAGCTTCATGTACTCCTCGAAGCCAACCTTGCCGTCCTGGTTGGCGTCCAGGCCCTGACGCATCTCCTTCACTGCGTCTGAGCTGTCTGCATCCTGGGTAGGCACACAGAACCGTGGGACAATCAAGCACCATGATGACTGCACCGTAACTCTACCTGGACTCTCACCGGTGAAATCACCATGCAAGATTAGTAACTGAACCTCTATCAGTGGCTCTATTTACATTATAATACTGATGAATGTCATTCTATCATATCAGATCACATTCCCTATTCACGTATATAACACCAGCATTTGGTCACAACACTCTTCGGCTAGTGGTGCACATACAAGGCTATTATGTTCTCTCTGCGAGGCGGTTATATAATATGAGCGTTGGTAATATTTCAGAGAGGTTCATTGAAGATTTCCTAACCGTCATGATGTTGCTGAGCTGGCTCTTGACAAGGCTCTGGAAGTCTTTCCCTCCTAGACTTTCCTTTCCCTTGGCCGACTTCAGGAAGACCTTCACCACGGTCTGAATGGCAGCCTCCATGACTCCTCTCtctggggaaggggagaggtcaagacagaggagggggaggaggagtgagacagaagagtaaggtgtgtatgtgagcatttgtttgtgatagatagatagagagggagagaaagagggggggagagagagagagagagatggataatACATGAGTTTCAGTGAGTCACAAACAACAGAGCCTGGCAGACATTATTGCTACACTCACAGCTGCTGTGAAGGAAAAAAGTAGCAGAATAGTCTAATTCAAAAAGCATACAACTGATAGGCAAGCCCAGTGGAAAATGAAACAGAGGATGTCCTCCAGTCCCTCCCTGTGAGCCCGTCGTTTCAGGTGTTGAGGCTAGAGCCGCAGCAAGGGATGGACAGTGACGTGAGATAAGTtaagagggtgagagggagtcTGATTGAGAGACAAGCTGTGATGCACAATGGAAGTTCTGATCTTTGATAGGTCATCTGATCTACTGACGCTACCAAGGGGACTGGGCTTCGGATTACCTAAGGGATTACCTACCCactgtctgctcctctctctcctttctttatctctccctctctttctttctttctcactctctcgctaGATGAATCTATCTCCCTCTTTCAGTgccactctctcttcctctgtctgccaCTCTCTCCCCCTGCTTTTCACTCTGCTGCCCTCTCTGACGTCCCTTATCTTCCTCTCAACCCCCTGCCTTCACACTGTCATATCCTGACGTACATGTGACAATGAAACTGTATATGGATTCTCAGTATTGCATTATACGTGTTTACGGAGCAGCTTGCTCTCATAAAATAATTAGGAAACATGCAAGTATATTTCTGAGTCTAACTAGATACGATATGGTTCCCATTAGACACGACATATCTAAATGTAAGATGTCCTACAGACTGTGCACAAAATGCGATACATGCCAGTGGGTGACACATCCTTGCCGGAATTCCATTCATTGCTGTCTGTGAAGATCACTTAGACAGGAATTTACAGGCCAACTCTAGCTAGTTTGCCCCAAAGCAGTGAGAGGATACGTTCAGTTTGTAAGGCAACCACACTCGTCTGTCAGCTTCAGTATTCAAATGCGGCAGAGCAAACAACAGCTTATTCCAGTGAGAAAACACACCGCCTCCTCGTTTCAACAGGATATACGGTCTTGCTCATGTCAGTCAGTACATGACAGGAATCTGAGTGGCCGTTCGCAGACAGCAAATGAATGTCTCATCAGCTGCAGAAATACATGTCACACTCAAGCACCCTCTGGCCAGCCCTTTTCCCCCACTGCAATCACCACAGGCAATGGCCAATTAGGGAACATGCCTGTTA
This region includes:
- the s100s gene encoding S100 calcium binding protein S isoform X3 — its product is MSKEPSSNLESAMQMLIKTFHKYSGKEGDKYTLSRSELKELLVEELGSYLGSSKDNEGVEKVMNDLDANNDGEVDFTEFIILMGALTVACNDFFLEYKTDEKPKAESKGETAEKKE
- the s100s gene encoding S100 calcium binding protein S isoform X1; the encoded protein is MFIFKAVFHPQRESVSLTMTYLCLCVHSLSTSPTQEDPRCRTQCVMSKEPSSNLESAMQMLIKTFHKYSGKEGDKYTLSRSELKELLVEELGSYLGSSKDNEGVEKVMNDLDANNDGEVDFTEFIILMGALTVACNDFFLEYKTDEKPKAESKGETAEKKE
- the s100s gene encoding S100 calcium binding protein S isoform X2; the encoded protein is MPDTIMSKEPSSNLESAMQMLIKTFHKYSGKEGDKYTLSRSELKELLVEELGSYLGSSKDNEGVEKVMNDLDANNDGEVDFTEFIILMGALTVACNDFFLEYKTDEKPKAESKGETAEKKE
- the s100u gene encoding S100 calcium binding protein U, translated to MEAAIQTVVKVFLKSAKGKESLGGKDFQSLVKSQLSNIMTDADSSDAVKEMRQGLDANQDGKVGFEEYMKLVGYLATSLSQQRGLAKDEPAQNAAAEPAAESAPAPEKEEAKPEAKPEAKPGVQAEAKPEASPEAKVEAKAEAKAEEETKPEAAKEEEKPAAAAAAAAPAAPAVAVAAAEEVKEEEKVEEAVKVEEVKEQPAAAAEEEGEKKTEEATS